Within the Pagrus major chromosome 4, Pma_NU_1.0 genome, the region TTTCTACTGATAATCCATTAAAACATCAATGGTTAAATAATTAAGTAATACCCTGAGTTTGAGaaaaatactttgtacttttactaaaatgtgctatatgtaagaaaagttgatttttgagtctaattcccaactcatcaaacaaTGACGCTCTGGGTCAAAAACTGAGGCTTTGGGGTGTTGGACGGTCAGCCGCCAGTTTTTGACAAgtcgggaatgagactcaaaaatcaacttttcttacaaataccACCTTTAAGTACTTTTAATACCGCTagcttttacttgtaattgagtaatactTGAGTAATGTAACTTTACTCGTACTTGAGTACAGCTTGTCGGTACTCTTTCCACCGCtggtgtacagtgtgaaaaCAGGGGGGGCTGAGCACGCAGCCCTGAGGGGCTCCAGTGTTAAGCACTGAAGTGGTAGCGCTAGACTAGACCTTCAtattgagaatttttttttttttttacagaaaatataaCTGCCCAGTTAACAGACtacataaaatgttaaatgaatgaataaaagatTCATACCTCACTatatgttgctgttgttgttggggaGAGGAGGCTTAATTAAAatctcagtatttctaaaattcTGCTATTCAACAAATAGTCAGTCTCACATTtgacaacaaaatcaaaaagaatAATTACTTAACACATTAATTAGGAGAATCGTCAGATCTAAGAGTAGGGTGATGACACCTTTAACCattttgtacatattttacTGTCAGGCATTCTTGAGGTTAGCAGAGGGGTCCTTGTAGCCGCTGCCGTTACCGTtagctcagcagcagctggtgaGGACCTGAGCATCCTTCTAGAAGAATACCACTGGAAGTACAACATACGGACTGCTCCCATACGTTGAAATCTCTTTGAAGACAAAGAGTATAAAGGTACGGGATTCGTGTCACCACTAGCAAATGATTGTTTACCCTGTTATTTGTTCAGTAAATCGTCTTCAGTCATCTTTAGTCGAGACGACTGAACAAAACGAGTTGTCGCAGCGTCCCGAGCTGCTCTTTGTTATTCCGTTATAAACATCTTGAAACCACATATCGTTTTCTGAACACAGAATAACTGTTGTTGGTTGATTTACTTTACCTGACATCCGGTTAACTTAGGGCATTAGCCGCATAACGTTAACGAGCACGCTAGCTTTTCAGCTAACAATGGGGGGAAAAGGGAGATTAGGACCAGTGCTCTCCGCTTCGTAAACTGGTGTTTTGTTGCTAGCTAACGTTTGCCTTGCACCAGTAAAGAGCTAGCGTGTGAACGAAGCCAAAAAAAGATGAGTTTACAACCTCAGCTGACAGTACGTTACTTACGCGTTAGCTGTTTCATTAGCTAGTCGCGTATTGTTAGCATCCGCCAATAAGGTTAGCCGATGTCTCCAAGGGAGCTAAGGTGTTTAACTTTGAATACAAGGCCGACATTTTAACTTGTGTTAACGCAAACTTCCTCTGGCAAATTCCCGATTTCACGCTAATTCACGCTCGTTTTATGTATGCAACCCCAACTAAGCATGTTATTACTGAGCGGCTAACATTTCCTCATGCCTCAGGGGGAACAGTTAACCATAATCGGTTTTATGCCGTCTTTGATTCGCTGCTCAAATCAAAGACGGGTTGATTTGCTCGATCACGTCGCTATCACTTCCCATGGCCCAGTGTTGTCCGTTTGAGTCCAGCACTGTGGGAAACACACCAATGTTACTGCATAACATCATCCTCGGTAACCTCAATGTCGGATCTATTTATATGAATCATCAGTTCATCGTCAGGTGGCTGTCGTCCCAGTTAGAGTAAATATTGTTAGTAATGTTTACATAAAACGGAAAAGGACAGGGTAATACTGCAGATAGGGAAAAGTAGCTGTGAGCAGCTTTTTTTTAGGATTAAAGAAGGGTTTATTAGTGTTTGATTAGCCTCTCAgatacatgtacacacacacatctatacaGACGTCCATAGCTCCAGTAGAAATGCGCTTTTCTAAAAAATCAGATGATCTCAGTGTCACCTTGTATGGACGCCACAAACAGCTTATAAAGCAATGATAATTTTAACATTCTAATTTAAATAACCCAGACCCATGTCTATATATGTATCTGCCACGTGTATCAGTAATAAATACCCAAATTGGAGTCAAAATTCCCCCCACCTGCCTCTTCAGCTAAAGTAATTACAGAAAGATGATCTGAGATATTTCATATGATGTATTTTGGGCAACTATAGATTTCTCCCTTTTCACTCTGGTTGTTTTAAAAGTATTAACTGTCTATACACTGCAGTGTATAACTTTAATTAGAACAGAGCAGTCCAAGCAAAAGATGGGTTTCTAATTTTATAGTCTCTACCTCTGCTCAGGTCTGAAGTTACACTTGCCTGTGCTTATTCCTTCTAGTAGTGAACACAAATTTGGATGTATTTCCAACAAtttcatatattacattttctccCTTTAGATGCCTTCAGCGATGGTTGGAAACAGTGCTGTCCAGTCTGCCATTCCAGAGCTGGGAAATGGAAGTCATTGTGAGACGATGAAACAGGTTCTTGGTGTGGTTGAAAAGAAGGTTCGGaacatggaaaagaaaaaggtatctgtattttaataaaaaattaagGTGTGTCATCGCATTGCCTTCTGTTTAAGCAGGATGTTAGAGTTGATATTTTTCTATAGCATAAGATATGACATAATTATCCTTTTTACCGATGTGGGAAAACAGAGTTGAAGGCCTCTAACagtattttgaatgtttgaggAGAAATGGGAGAGTAGGTACTGTATGCCAATGGGTTATTAAGTGTTTCCTTCAGGTATATGCTGAATGCACCTCCATGAACAGAACTGAGCCTGTCCCTGGTTTCTGTGCTGGCAAAACATAGCATCTTGGTCAGAAACTTCTCTGCCTTTGCACCTAAATATGCTATATTTAGATTTTCAAGACTCAAGAGAGAGTCTTCTCCAATTTGCTCCACATAGTATACAGCAGCAATTCTCTTGTCTGTCTTTGTAACAATCCTAGGTCCATTTTGTACTTATCACTATAATTTGAGTCTGGAAAATAATGGATTCTTTTTGAGTAGATACACTTATAAAAGCACATTGACAACTAAGTCTCTCAGCCCCGAATGTGTGAGAGATCAATTTCTCTTAATCGAggaagtgatttgtttttagcctgttgttttatattgtatctTAAACCTTCTCAATATTCTTACAGTCCAAACTGGATGACTATCAGGCAAAGAAGGATAAGGGAGAAAGTCTGAATCAAGATCAACTGGTAAGCTAAGAAAATTGAAGTCAATATATCAGTTATTTTATTGCAGTCTGTTGTGAATTTTATGCAGTACAATCTAACACACCTACATGAAAATATATGAGAAATGAAACGGAAATATTATCATTTTGCCTGGATCAAAATCCCATCAGTGTTCTCTCACATGTTGGAAAACAGTGCACCTTTATCTGTTACTCTGTGATGTTCTGTTTGAGGGAAATCATTTCTAAAGTGATATACAAATCTACATTTTCTTTCCAACTTTAGGAAGCCTTGGCAAAGTACCAAGAGATCACCAACAATCTTGAGTTTGCTCGAGAATTGCAGAAGAGCTTCCTGGCGTTGGGCCAAGAGGTGAGTCCTGAGTTACTATTGTTCTCATAGCCAAACATCAGGAAACCCTTTATTCCTTCTCAGTCCTAAGTCTTTTTAAAAGCAAATTCTATATCAAGAGCTTACAAATATCCTGGTTATCACTACCTGTTGTAACTGATGTCATACTCCAGGGACGAGACTTGTGGCTGTGCATCCTAACAACCCCACATGACAAGAATTCACAGAATACTTACAGCCTCAGAAACGCTTGTAATATCAGATGATGGGGATGTGATTTGTTCTGAAAACCTTGTGCACTGAAACATGTCTGACTGCGGTGTTCAGGTACAAAAGGCGGTGAAGAAGTCTGCAAGACGGGAACAGCTGCAGCGGGAGGAGGGTGAACAACGGCGGCTGAAGACGGTTTTGGagcttcagtttttattggaccAGATGGGAGAGGACAGTGTCAGGCAGGAGCTTAAACGGTCTGATGCTACTGGTTCACCTTTGCTCACTGACGCTGACCTCACATCCCTGGATGAGTTTTACAAACTGGTGGGACCTGATAGGAACTATGATGTCAGGTATGAGACTGCCCGTGCTTCTATTATTTAAGTGTGCATACGTTTTTACCTGTTCACTGTGTAAGGATACTGAAACAGACGACCAACAGGACAGCAGCAGATTATATTTTTACCCTGTTGTGTAACATACAGGTTGACTGATCAATATGAGGAGGCCTCAGTACACTTGTGGGAACTGCTTGAGGGCAGAGACAAGGCTGTTGCAGGGACCACATGTAAGTATTTACAATTCTTGATCCCCCACCTCACAAACACAACTAATTAGTTGATCcttgtacagtatatgtatgtcATTAAGTCATGCTTTTGTTCTCTGACTTGCCACCTTGTCTTTGTTTCAGACAAGTCACTGAAGGACACTCTGGATAAAGTGCTGCTGAGTGGTTACTTTGACAGAGCACAAACTCATCAGAATGGGACGtgcgaggaggaagaggaaccAGAGGAACAGACAGTGGTGGCTGAGGTTAAGGCTGTAAAGCAGCCATCAGAACCTGGTAACTAACAGCACATTGGCAGTACATGTGTGAGATATTTCTTTGACCCTTTTTCAAAAACTCTCCTCACACTTGCTTCTTTTCTCCAGAAGGAACAGCTACTGAAAAATACACTGAGGCAGTTAAAGTGGAAACCACAGAGGTGAGATTTCTTTGAGTATTGCTTATATGCTGCATAACAACCTTACATAAATCTCAACTTGGTAGTagttaaagctgttttttctgttgtatataattttcttacattttcttgttttatagTTTGTAAACAGACAGTTCATTCCAGAAACAACGTACAGCAGTACAGACAAAGACCAAGTGGAGGAGTGGACAGTGGAGGCTCAGGTATGCTGCACTACGGCATCACTACAGTACTTTATGCCTTAATACATATTTCAACAACCTTGTATTTGTGCACTCTAATGTGATTGtcacatgtgtctgtgtgttgaatAGATGGTGAATTCCCTCCAGCACCAGCCCCCTGCCCAGCTGGCTACAGAACCAACCGTTGCTGTGGACCACGGCCCTCCAAATCCAACCAGTGACCCAGTGGTCAGAAAGCAGGCAGTGCAAGACCTCATGGCCCAGATGCAAGGGACATACAACTTCATGCAGGTAAAGAGGTCCAGTAGATACTATAGTGTCCAGCTCAGTGCTGTTACTACTTACAAATGGACACTTAATGTGTTATTCACACATTGAGataactaattgattaatttagtGAAAACTGTCTCCATTCACAGAGGTCAGGTACAGAAAGTGTGGACCCACTTGTTGTAAAATAATGCTTGAGataaatctaataaaaaaacaactcgAGGAGAAGAATTCAAGTACAATCAGATCAGGATAAGCTCTCTCATAAAAGTATATTTTATGAGATATGAAAGATGACACTGCAGCAGTCAGTCGGATTTTCTCAGCAGCTCATTTCAAAGCCTTGAGTAGGGTGAACCCAGATCCTTCAGTTAAAGTGCTCAAACTTACCTTGTTAAACCACTAACCTGATCAATGACCCAACAATACGTTTACTTTTGTTTGGCTCTTCTAGGACTCCATGTTGGAGTTTGACGGCCAGGCTCTGGACCCAGCCATTGTGTCCGCCCAGCCGATGAAGCCTGGGCAGACTGTTGACCTACAGCAGATGGGCTGTCCTCCAAGTGAGTGAGAGTTCATTTACCGTGACTCTGATTTACAGATTCCCCCACAGATTCTACTGAGTAGTGTCTGGTTGCTGTTTTCTGATGTGGATATATTAGGCTAAAAGCATAATgaacctgtttgtgtttttttccttaagTTTAGTCTAAAgtttaaacttttttctttgttttaaattttcttCCAAGCAGCCCTCTCAGAGTCCAGACTTCCCCCAACAAGTGCAGTGTCTGGACCACAGGAATCCTCACAAGTAAGTAGAATGGCAACCAAGTGGTTGGTTGCTTTGATTTGGCTGTAAGAGCAGTATTTCCATTGAATAACAAGAGTAGTACAGGTTATTTCTTGTATTATATTTCTAGAAGCTTTGCTGGTGAAGTAAATGTGATGCTGTCTGACATGTTGTGATATTTCATACTGTGTATTAAAGGGAGATTTTGAATTCATTTGGATATGATAATAAGGTAGAAAGAAGTTATAAGGTGTAAAATCTGTCTCTCCCACGAACTCTCCGTAGTCCTAGGTTCCTTGCCTTCTTATTTCCCTCCTACCTCCCTCCCCAGGGCTCGATGTCTCTGTCGTCTGAGCAGTCCCCCGCCCCATGTTCCCTGTCCTCTGCCTTTCCACCTGTCTCCAAACCCCCCCACACTGGAGGCATCAATGTCAACGCAGCACCCTTCCAGTCAGTTCAAGCGGTACGCCTTCTATCTGGGTCCAGTTAAACAATGTGAACGTGACCCTGTTTGGAAACTCTGAGGATGTTGTATAGAAATCGGGATATTGTTTTGATTCGGACAGACAGAAaacttttgtttcccttttcaGGTATTTAATCTGAATGCACCTGTACCTCCAGCCACTGATGGTCAAGCAGATCCTCTGAAGCAGCCCAGCCAGTTCCCTGGTGGCTATGGACCGGGCTTTAGCAGCCAGTCAGAAAGTACTGTAGACCAACCTGacatcccacaggagacattACAGTCAGGTGAGGGTACAGCTTTGGCTGATTGCATTATAATACATTGGAAAAGCTGGTGTTGACATTGCTTGGCATCATCTCTACATTGTCCCGACAGCGTATGACTTGCAGTCATTCACAACAGCAGCTAAGACCTGATCAGCTAACTCATTTGCAGTGTAGCTGGTGACAGaaaatgctgtgtttatttttccttcacATTACCATCAAAATggaattgatttgatttagtaTCAAAATGACTCATCAGACCAATAGCCCCTTTCTGCAAGCTGCATTTATGAGACTAAAATGTCCGACTTTTAAGTTGACTTAAacttgatttaaataaaaaagcagaatgAGCTTGGCTGTATATGAGAAACTCTGACAAGGGCACTTGAAGTAAGAgactaaattaaaaatatataataaaaaagaaatgaaacactATACTTACAAAATCTTCTGTCTTGTATGCTTTTGTCCAGTTGTCGGTGGCTTCCAGCCCCAAGACCCGGTCATGCCCTCAGCAGGCGGCCATGAAGAGTCTTCTCCAGCCGCAGGGTTTGGACAGCCGGGACAGTCCTTCTACAACAGCAGGGCTGTGCCCAGGGGTGGACCCAGGAATGGCCGTGGCATGATGAACGGATACCGGGGCTCCTCCAATGGATTTAGAGGTACGAGCATCAGACAGTATTTTACAGAGATCCGACAGTCATGTTGCCTCATGATTCTTTGTAATGACACAATACATGTAGTACACTGTTGATTCAAATGCTTCTTGTCATCAGGGGGATATGAAGGCTATCGCCCCCCTTTCTCAAATGCTCCCAGCAGTGGTTATGGTCAAACCCAATTTAACACGTCCCGGGACTATTCCAATAACACCTACCAGCGGGTAAGATTAACTTTCATTATtaatgtaaatacactttaCGTACCCAAAAAGCTCAAACATCTTAACATCTGTTATTCactatttttattcttaaatgTGTAAGAATGTAAGGGTAGTTATTGTaaatctttgttgtttattcaaGGAGGGATATCAGCAAAACTACAAGCGGGGAGCTGCCCAAGGACCTCGAGGTTTGTCTCGAGGAAATGCTCAAGCAATGCGATCCTAAAAGGTCCTCAAGACCATCAAGTTGCGCCACGTTTAACATTCAGGTTCTTTGAATGTGTTTGCCCCAGCTCACTTTTATAACAATGTTTCCTTTCTCATTGgtaatcttatttttttaactccTGGCCTACTTATCAGATTCAACCTGCTTTGGTCTGTCTAGATCCTCTTaatgttttaacacaaaaatgctgaactTCACCACATGTAGGATTATCAGCAAGTTTGTGtgatataaaacaacaaatagatATTCCTGTAAACTTGAAAgatttcattaatttattttttgtacaaaataaatgcaaaaaataccCTGCCACTGTCGATCTGATTCCATGAGAAGGATTTTCTTCTGCCCTGTGCTGTCAGCCACTTTTTCCTCTTGATCTTATAATTTTCATaaagccatttaatgtttttttttgttcttctttgttttattttttaccccTCTGTCACCTCCTGCGCCATCACCTCTTTGTACGCTGATGTTATTGGTTGAGACTGTTTCAATAAAGTTGTGTTCTATTACCCTCCGTGTAAGGATACTACCTTCCTGCTTTAGTGTGTATTTGAGTATCTAGGTTCTGATATTTTAATTGTATATGATTTTATATGCCAGGTTGGTGGTAGTGGTTTAGAGAGACGGGTGCTGCATGTCACTGAGCCCTTCAAACCAATGACCGATACTACTGCCAGTAGTCTGGTCTTCTCACACATGGCCAATGTATGCATGGATGTCCGTACTTAActgttgttttacattgtaaTGTAAGAGTTTGAGTCAATCATCAAGTGATGAAATCTGTTACACAAACTGAAAGGTCATGACTGTTTTATTGTCTTGAACTGAGGCGTACAGTATTGTCAAATGACTGTATCAGCAAGTCAGCGGAAAACACTGTAAAGTTTGTGCAAATTATGATGCAGTTTTGTCTCAAAGGAACACTTGGCACACAGAAATCAAATGAcactacaaaaatacaacagtaTGTATTCCATGTCTTAATTATGTAGAAGATAAAACCATAATAAGGCAGACCTGTTATTTCACCGTATTCAATTGAAGCCTTCTTCTGTACAAAGTGCCAATAAGTCAACAGCTGTTTGCCATGACCACAATATGCCAGCTAGAAGAAACCACAACATGAAATGAAGAAAGCAACCTGGATAGCACAGCGACAACACCAAACTGGTTATCTGGGGGAAAATATGCCATGCAAAGACATTCTTTAAATTAGGACCAAGTAAAATACATCAACTATAATGATGTGAACTGAATGCAAATCCATGATATCACATTTTGACTTcaacagacaataaaaagacaCTGGTAATATCAGATGCAGCTCTTATTGACTCAGAggtttgcccctttaattaaTGTAACTAATTTTAACAAATCCAGCTGTTGctcaaacaaaacactttgACAAGCATATAGGAAGAGCAGAGTAAAAGTCTACACCTTAACTGACAAGATGAGCTTAACATCTTCAAaacctttattaaaaaaatttaaaatcatgatcaattatgatcaactcataaataaacatgtcacATACACATTTTGTGCATGAACAACAGACCAAAACCGAACTTCCAATCATACCATAAAATAAGCATCTGAAGGGCTGTGATGAAGTTGGGGAAAATATTTGTCGAATGGGGGGTACTTTATTTGTTCCCTTTAAGTCTCTCTGTATTTAAAGAACCAAGCACCTTTATTTATTCCAACATCAAAGtcagtggagagcagctgcagtgtggCCCCAAAATGGCCATTTTCTGTAGAACTGAACCTGATGTCTTATGTGACTATATGCATGAAAAGATGTTTCATTGGAGGTAACAGCTGACTTAGTTATTACAGCAACAGGAATCAACATTAAGAAAGTAGCaaaagtttttgttgatttcttgACAAAAGTAAAGGACTCTGAACCACGTGGCTTCATGAGGGCATTTCTGGTTAAAAGATCCTAATATGTGGTGATGGTTTCAGCTGAAGATGATCGAAATAATAATGTTTACAACAAAGGTCTGACTGAACCTTTGTGGATTACAGTAAGATGATACTGTACCTTTCTGCATCAAGAAGTCCTTACTTTTTTAAGTGAAATGGTTTCAGTTAGGACATTAAATCCTCTATACTGGTTGCAATGACTTGAGTGCCTCTTTGAtagaaaattttaaaaatgtctcttgcACTCAATTTCTAAAATGTTTGACACAGTCCAGCGAAATAAATTCCCCCACAAGTCACACATGTAAactaatcattttttaaaaaaaagatgtatgGGGTAATTTGAGTCATCAGGTCTGAAAATCAAagtcaattaaattaaaacacctCAATAGCTGCACTGCAAATATCCAACAGGCTCAGGTTGATGTCATCTTAGAGGTTCTGTAATttaaacagcaaacagcaggaCATAACAGCTCACCAagattatattttttgtataatcTTTACCAAACATTCGTAATAATTTCTAATGCAATCAAACACAACTCCTCGAAATGCTTGTATGACCATTTTAAGATGTACGTCCTTGGTTGGTTTACTATTGTAATTCCGGAATGTAATCTGAGGATTACAGTTATTATCGAACACTGGCGTCATTCAACAGGGATTCCTTTTGTGCTGCTCTCCATCTCAAGTATCCTCCAAACCCCCAAGTCATGCTGGTTAAAGAGACCTAATACTCAGGGACTGCTCCTCTGCACgttggaggggaggaggtgctGCAAAAGTCTGGTGGTGAAGGTTCAAGTTCTGACAGTTTTGTTTATGGCAGGTTATGCTCGCCTTGTGCAGCTTCATGGTGGCCTGGTGGCAGATCCTGGTGTGTCTGGGGGAGACCGTGCTGGTCTAGGACTTGATTTTGCTGTTCATGGTGTTCTTGAGGTGTATCCTGAGGAACTTGCTGTGCAGGTTGATGCTCTTGTGGTTGGGCCTCTTGTTCAAAATGCAGCTGGTTGTCATGTTCCTCTGGGATAATATTTCCTTCAACTGTAACAAAGAGGCAGTTTTGTGTTCTCAGAGATCAGCCTATAAGATCAAATGCCTatcaaaagacaaacaaaatggGGCAATTGATCCTTACCATGAACCTCTGGAGGGGGTTCTACCTTCTGTGATTTCAGCCGCTCCATATGCTCAACTGCCTGTAACAATGAGtagttttttatttgattatttatttagaaGACACAACTGCTATTCTCTTATAACCCTACAGCATCAGAGTAATCCTACTGTAGCAAACCGTGTCCCCAACTAAAATATAACAGTATACCCCTCATTACCTGTTGCAGCTCAATTTTCTGTGCATTAAGCTGCTCCTGTTGTCTCTCTAGCTCATCCCTCTGTTTCTGGAGGTCAACAGCCTTCAGGTTGAGGTCCTGTTCCTGCTGAGCGAGATGCTCCTCAAACTCTCTCATCTCTTCGTCTGTGTACGCCTGGTTCTGCTCCAGAGTCTGAGGGACACGCAAAGTGGATGTGACACCTACTATTACACTACTTCTTGTAACAAAATGGTTTTAGGATTACATTACTCTTTAATAACCTCAACATACTAAAAATATGTTATGTCTTACCTCCCAGCTATCTGGCTCCAAgaattcttttttctttgtagcAACCAGGAATTCATCTAAAGAGACCAGCCTGTCTTTGTTAGAATCCACCTGTGAGGAAGACAGGAGCAGCAGGCTTTATGCAAAGAAATCTATTACAAATGCAATTTCATAAAAATAGGTTCCCGAGTGTAACTGTACCTCATTCATGACATGCTCCCTCATACGtagcctctcttcctccatctccaccATATCATCCTCTTCATTTGTGGGGTCATAAATTTTTTCCAACTaaaatcacagaaacaaacagtcaGTGCAAATACCATAAACTGAAACATGactgatttaattttaaatggCACGGCTTTACCTCTTTGGTGAAGAGTGCCTCCAGTTCCTGTTCATCAAAAAAGCCATCTCCATTGGTATCTGCATTATTAAGAAAAAGTGAACAAATACACCATTATCTGTTAAATTACTCAGGACTGAATAAATGGACTGTTGTTGGATGTTAAAGATCTTACCATGCAGGTTGAAAAAGGTCTTGGGGTCAAAATCTTCAGGGTCTAAGCCATCAGCCTCCTCCCACACCTCCTTCAGTTGATTCTGGCTACCCTGCAACATGGAAGCAAAATTAtagctttataaataaaactcaaacCAAACTAAACTTCTGAAACTTTTGAAAAATCTCGACTAAAAATTGCAAGAGGAAATTAGACGCTTCATTGGCTGAAACAAACTGTATCATGTCTGTGTGCGCCTAAATCAGACTAACCGGGTGGTTGACTTTAGGGTGGTCAGCATGcttcttcctcatctcctcatagtgctcctcttctttctttctatcgTCCTCGTCCAGTGTTTTCAGGTGTTCCCGTCTGTCGTGCTCTTTCATCATTTCATATCTCTTGAACTCGTCGTGTCTCTCTTTGTCATAGTTCTCCAGATCTTTAGTGGCCTTGATGcaggagaaaacaaattaaatccaGCTCTACTAAATCCACCCAGTTTATAGTTAGTTTAGTGCAATAGTCACAAATGCAACTCCATCTTATCATGTTGCATTCACCTGCAAACTAAACTTATTATACTGCCTCCTACATTcagcatactgtactgtttACTTAGGCTCCATTAATTTTCGGTTTCATTATGGAATCAAAAGCAACTTGTAAAGATGTCAAATGTACTTGAGATAGTCAATCCATCATAGTGAACATCATGTCTGAAATAATTAATCAAAGTCATTTTATCATTGTGCAAGCTGATAAGAAAACATTTGCAGGTTCTACAGCATGTAGCATGTGCTCATGGAAGACTCCAATATCTAGAATATCCAGGTCAACTGCTCTACATTATATTTGTCTGCTCTTATGTTACAAGATGTATGGATTAAAATATACACTCAGTGACCACTTTAATAGGTATAACTGTACAATCTGATGCAATTCAATACAATACCCCTTGATCTATCTTtgctaaactttttttttgttgacattgttgGAAATGCATAAATTCAATTACATTGCTGAGGTCATAGTTAAAGGTGGTGTTGGACTGGACTACATCCTTTCTAGGGGTGTTTCTAATTTTTTTGTCCTCCTTATGTCACACATGAGAGAGGCAGAATATTACAAACACCTATGAAATATAATGTAGCCTGGTATAACAAGATCCTAACTATGACCACAGTgctaaaacatacagtatatttacattaCCAATTCTCAAACAGTGTCAGCAAACTGACCATTATTTTACATCATAACAGTAAACCCTGTGACACATCAGTTGTAATGGATTGGATTCGACTCTATCAGTGTAGCTAATAAAGTGGCAATTGAGTGTatataaaaaatctaaaaaaaaaagtatatgaAGTGCATTTTGAAATCATCAACAAGAAATGGAACTGCCCTTGAACATCAGTTAAGATACAGGAGCCTAAACGTTTCCACTTTTGCAAAATATCTTGTCAATTTTGCTAATAATGAAG harbors:
- the caprin1a gene encoding caprin-1a isoform X2; the encoded protein is MPSAMVGNSAVQSAIPELGNGSHCETMKQVLGVVEKKVRNMEKKKSKLDDYQAKKDKGESLNQDQLEALAKYQEITNNLEFARELQKSFLALGQEVQKAVKKSARREQLQREEGEQRRLKTVLELQFLLDQMGEDSVRQELKRSDATGSPLLTDADLTSLDEFYKLVGPDRNYDVRLTDQYEEASVHLWELLEGRDKAVAGTTYKSLKDTLDKVLLSGYFDRAQTHQNGTCEEEEEPEEQTVVAEVKAVKQPSEPEGTATEKYTEAVKVETTEFVNRQFIPETTYSSTDKDQVEEWTVEAQMVNSLQHQPPAQLATEPTVAVDHGPPNPTSDPVVRKQAVQDLMAQMQGTYNFMQDSMLEFDGQALDPAIVSAQPMKPGQTVDLQQMGCPPTLSESRLPPTSAVSGPQESSQGSMSLSSEQSPAPCSLSSAFPPVSKPPHTGGINVNAAPFQSVQAVFNLNAPVPPATDGQADPLKQPSQFPGGYGPGFSSQSESTVDQPDIPQETLQSVVGGFQPQDPVMPSAGGHEESSPAAGFGQPGQSFYNSRAVPRGGPRNGRGMMNGYRGSSNGFRGGYEGYRPPFSNAPSSGYGQTQFNTSRDYSNNTYQREGYQQNYKRGAAQGPRGLSRGNAQAMRS
- the caprin1a gene encoding caprin-1a isoform X1, producing the protein MPSAMVGNSAVQSAIPELGNGSHCETMKQVLGVVEKKVRNMEKKKSKLDDYQAKKDKGESLNQDQLEALAKYQEITNNLEFARELQKSFLALGQEVQKAVKKSARREQLQREEGEQRRLKTVLELQFLLDQMGEDSVRQELKRSDATGSPLLTDADLTSLDEFYKLVGPDRNYDVRLTDQYEEASVHLWELLEGRDKAVAGTTYKSLKDTLDKVLLSGYFDRAQTHQNGTCEEEEEPEEQTVVAEVKAVKQPSEPEGTATEKYTEAVKVETTEFVNRQFIPETTYSSTDKDQVEEWTVEAQMVNSLQHQPPAQLATEPTVAVDHGPPNPTSDPVVRKQAVQDLMAQMQGTYNFMQDSMLEFDGQALDPAIVSAQPMKPGQTVDLQQMGCPPTALSESRLPPTSAVSGPQESSQGSMSLSSEQSPAPCSLSSAFPPVSKPPHTGGINVNAAPFQSVQAVFNLNAPVPPATDGQADPLKQPSQFPGGYGPGFSSQSESTVDQPDIPQETLQSVVGGFQPQDPVMPSAGGHEESSPAAGFGQPGQSFYNSRAVPRGGPRNGRGMMNGYRGSSNGFRGGYEGYRPPFSNAPSSGYGQTQFNTSRDYSNNTYQREGYQQNYKRGAAQGPRGLSRGNAQAMRS
- the nucb2a gene encoding nucleobindin-2a; translation: MRSVIHNKMCWSRALVTGLALVLVQLLCLEGVPISIDKTKVKEPEKTPEEPPASVDTGLHYDRYLREVIDFLEKDQHFREKLHNTDMEDIKQGKLAKELDFVSHHVRTKLDELKRQEVNRLRTLIKAKQDLEGGNDIAVDHQALLKQFEYLNHMNPHTFEVDDLDRLIRSATKDLENYDKERHDEFKRYEMMKEHDRREHLKTLDEDDRKKEEEHYEEMRKKHADHPKVNHPGSQNQLKEVWEEADGLDPEDFDPKTFFNLHDTNGDGFFDEQELEALFTKELEKIYDPTNEEDDMVEMEEERLRMREHVMNEVDSNKDRLVSLDEFLVATKKKEFLEPDSWETLEQNQAYTDEEMREFEEHLAQQEQDLNLKAVDLQKQRDELERQQEQLNAQKIELQQAVEHMERLKSQKVEPPPEVHVEGNIIPEEHDNQLHFEQEAQPQEHQPAQQVPQDTPQEHHEQQNQVLDQHGLPQTHQDLPPGHHEAAQGEHNLP